A single region of the Plantactinospora soyae genome encodes:
- a CDS encoding mycothiol-dependent nitroreductase Rv2466c family protein yields the protein MSERAAVDMFFDPTCPWAWITSRWLLEVERVRPVDVRYRVMSLAVLNEGRDMPEQYREGLKKAWGPVRICVAVEQKHGSAVVRDLYTALGTRIHIKKEERNQELYRAALADVGLDPALAEIADSTEYDEALRASHDAGMKPVGQDVGTPVIHAPGPVPGETVAFFGPVITPAPKGEAAGRLWDGVLLVAGTPGFYELKRSRTASPSFE from the coding sequence GTGTCCGAGCGTGCGGCCGTTGACATGTTCTTCGACCCGACCTGCCCGTGGGCCTGGATCACCTCTCGATGGCTGCTGGAGGTGGAACGGGTACGTCCGGTCGACGTCCGGTACCGGGTGATGAGTCTGGCAGTGCTCAACGAGGGCCGGGACATGCCGGAGCAGTACCGGGAGGGGCTGAAGAAGGCCTGGGGACCGGTACGGATCTGCGTCGCGGTGGAGCAGAAGCACGGATCGGCAGTGGTGCGTGACCTGTACACCGCTCTCGGTACCCGGATCCACATCAAGAAGGAGGAACGAAACCAGGAGCTGTACCGGGCGGCGCTGGCCGACGTCGGTCTGGACCCGGCGCTGGCCGAGATCGCCGACTCGACCGAGTACGACGAGGCGCTGCGGGCCAGCCACGACGCCGGGATGAAGCCGGTCGGCCAGGACGTGGGCACCCCGGTGATCCACGCTCCGGGCCCGGTGCCGGGTGAGACCGTCGCGTTCTTCGGTCCGGTGATCACGCCGGCGCCGAAGGGCGAGGCCGCCGGTCGGCTGTGGGACGGGGTGCTCCTGGTCGCCGGGACCCCCGGCTTCTACGAGCTGAAGCGCAGCCGTACCGCCTCGCCCAGCTTCGAGTGA